A single window of Zea mays cultivar B73 chromosome 10, Zm-B73-REFERENCE-NAM-5.0, whole genome shotgun sequence DNA harbors:
- the LOC103640811 gene encoding exocyst complex component EXO70B1 translates to MDSRSQAPYKSSSFSPATTRDDSGGKTREVDRNFSLGALRDKDAQHGGSREQSIKEENEQEGDGDHGARVGGEDPGLVGGGCGEPDLASLSVEVDAFLAGQDEDAAPVSITETTLERFASAVELLVARYEGVEDRWASEAGSEPTALLAAITRIAALASALGKTPEGGGKHAAAVNRVTAVLHRAITFVEEEFLAQLEDPRVPRAGPGGEQQGGAHEPDRCALAPPSNAGAGIESAPPYPPETVERLRAMADAMVAAGYVTECSQMFLVARRNAFDAALQGLGYEKSNIDDVVKMTWEALEAVIVTWTKAFRHAINVGLSTEHDLCTRVFAGRHAGVGRGIFADLSRCVMLHMLSFTEAVAMTKRAAEKLFKVLDMYEAVRDASPVIEAFLSADEPAAEHSHSGLAELKSEIAAVRSRLGESAAAIFRELESSIRADAGKQPVPGGAVHPLTRYVMNYLKYACEYNSTLEQVFREHHDGGGGGDDGGNPFAAQLMEVMELLHGNLEAKSRLYKDPSLSNIFLMNNGRYMLQKIRGSAETNAMLGEAWARKQSTNLRQYHKNYQRDAWSRVLGLLRDDGVLTVKGHVQKPVLKERFKQFNAAMDEIHRTQGAWVVSDEQLQSELRVSIAAVVVPAYRSFLGRFAQHFSAGRQTEKYVKLSAEDVETIIDELFDGNATSMTRRKT, encoded by the coding sequence ATGGACAGCCGGAGCCAAGCGCCCTACAAGTCCAGCAGCTTCTCGCCGGCAACCACCCGCGACGACAGCGGCGGCAAGACGCGGGAGGTCGACCGCAACTTCTCCCTCGGTGCCCTCCGCGACAAGGACGCTCAGCACGGCGGCTCAAGGGAGCAGTCCATCAAGGAGGAGAACGAGCAAGAGGGGGATGGTGACCATGGGGCGCGAGTCGGCGGCGAGGATCCGGGCTTGGTGGGAGGGGGATGCGGCGAGCCGGACCTCGCCTCCTTGTCGGTGGAGGTGGACGCGTTCCTCGCGGGTCAGGACGAGGACGCGGCGCCGGTGAGCATCACGGAGACGACGCTGGAGAGGTTCGCCTCCGCCGTCGAGCTGCTGGTCGCCAGGTACGAGGGAGTCGAGGACAGGTGGGCGTCGGAGGCCGGCAGCGAGCCGACGGCGCTGCTGGCCGCGATAACGCGCATCGCGGCGCTCGCGTCCGCGCTcggcaagacacccgagggcggcGGCAAGCACGCCGCCGCCGTGAACCGCGTCACTGCCGTGCTGCACCGGGCCATCACGTTCGTCGAGGAAGAGTTCCTCGCGCAACTCGAGGACCCGCGCGTCCCCAGGGCCGGGCCCGGGGGCGAGCAGCAGGGCGGCGCGCACGAGCCCGACCGGTGCGCCCTCGCGCCGCCGTCGAACGCCGGCGCCGGGATAGAGTCCGCGCCGCCGTACCCGCCGGAGACCGTGGAGCGGCTCCGCGCCATGGCCGACGCCATGGTCGCCGCCGGGTACGTGACGGAGTGCTCGCAGATGTTCCTGGTGGCGCGGAGGAACGCCTTCGACGCGGCGCTGCAGGGGTTGGGCTACGAGAAGTCCAACATCGACGACGTGGTGAAGATGACGTGGGAGGCGCTGGAGGCGGTGATCGTGACGTGGACCAAGGCGTTCCGGCACGCCATCAACGTGGGCCTGTCCACGGAGCACGACCTCTGCACTCGCGTCTTCGCCGGTCGCCACGCCGGCGTGGGGCGCGGCATCTTCGCGGACCTGTCCCGCTGCGTCATGCTGCACATGCTCAGCTTCACGGAGGCCGTGGCCATGACCAAGCGCGCCGCGGAGAAGCTCTTCAAGGTGCTCGACATGTACGAGGCGGTCCGCGACGCGTCACCGGTCATCGAGGCCTTCCTCTCCGCCGACGAGCCGGCCGCCGAGCACAGCCACTCCGGCCTGGCGGAGCTCAAGTCCGAGATCGCCGCCGTGCGGTCCCGGCTCGGCGAGTCCGCCGCCGCCATCTTCCGCGAGCTGGAGAGTTCGATCCGCGCCGACGCCGGCAAGCAGCCGGTGCCCGGCGGCGCGGTGCACCCGCTGACCCGCTACGTGATGAACTACCTCAAGTACGCGTGCGAGTACAACAGCACGCTGGAGCAGGTGTTCCGTGAGCaccacgacggcggcggcggcggcgacgacggcggCAACCCGTTCGCGGCGCAGCTGATGGAGGTGATGGAGCTGCTGCACGGCAACCTGGAGGCCAAGTCGCGGCTGTACAAGGACCCGTCGCTGAGCAACATCTTCCTGATGAACAACGGGCGGTACATGCTGCAGAAGATCCGCGGGTCGGCGGAGACCAACGCGATGCTGGGCGAGGCGTGGGCGCGGAAGCAGTCGACCAACCTGCGGCAGTACCACAAGAACTACCAGCGGGACGCGTGGAGCCGCGTGCTGGGGCTGCTCCGCGACGACGGCGTGCTGACGGTGAAGGGCCACGTGCAGAAGCCGGTGCTCAAGGAGCGGTTCAAGCAGTTCAACGCCGCCATGGACGAGATCCACCGGACGCAGGGCGCATGGGTCGTCAGCGACGAGCAGCTGCAGTCGGAGCTGCGCGTCTCCATCGCCGCCGTCGTCGTGCCGGCCTACCGCTCCTTCCTCGGCCGCTTCGCGCAGCACTTCAGCGCCGGGAGACAGACGGAGAAGTACGTCAAGCTCAGCGCTGAGGACGTGGAGACCATCATCGACGAGCTCTTCGACGGCAACGCCACGTCCATGACGAGGAGGAAGACATGA